In the genome of Streptosporangium lutulentum, one region contains:
- a CDS encoding flavoprotein, giving the protein MTPPRPPRKNILLGVCGSSAADDVAALVKLLQTFIAPSVVTVCTPSAVKFINLPAGQFTEDSAWHSAPLHVDLTVDAEEFIVCPATANTLAKSALGIADTLLTTCILAYHGPIWFFPFANQALWDSAPTQAHVATLRSRNHHVITPQAMLGVGEDGRTKGVGCEWRTVITTVLEHYLHDLG; this is encoded by the coding sequence ATGACGCCGCCGCGGCCACCCCGTAAGAACATCCTGTTGGGGGTGTGCGGCTCGTCGGCCGCCGACGACGTCGCCGCGCTGGTGAAGCTGCTGCAGACGTTCATCGCCCCGTCCGTGGTCACGGTGTGCACCCCCAGCGCCGTGAAATTCATCAACCTCCCCGCAGGTCAGTTCACCGAGGACAGCGCCTGGCACAGCGCTCCGCTGCACGTTGACCTGACCGTGGACGCCGAAGAGTTCATCGTCTGCCCGGCCACGGCGAACACCCTGGCCAAATCGGCGCTGGGCATCGCCGACACCCTGCTCACCACGTGCATCCTGGCCTACCACGGCCCAATCTGGTTCTTTCCGTTCGCCAATCAAGCCCTGTGGGACAGCGCACCGACCCAGGCCCACGTGGCCACCCTCAGGTCCAGAAACCACCACGTGATCACCCCGCAAGCGATGCTCGGCGTCGGCGAAGACGGCCGGACCAAGGGCGTCGGATGCGAATGGCGCACCGTCATCACCACCGTCCTGGAGCACTACCTCCACGACCTCGGCTAG
- a CDS encoding sedoheptulose 7-phosphate cyclase translates to MSPARVHNASPSLTPADGRERFVTSPYYRGGGRVDESAQGFTVHAEFHLQCEVRLVSGVFDPASPDLAEVYRPFGRCVAIVDEHVHRVYGDAIAAYFAGCGIELLVMVCRALEADKTLSTVARIVDYLGPNGREVTRNEPVLVIGGGVLSDTAGLACALLHRRTPYVMVATSLVAAIDAGPSPRTCVNTDGLKNSVGAYHPPALTLVDRSLFVTQSAKTFRHGLAEVLKMAIVDDEALFTLLEERGPDLVTSRLASAPPSAAAATDEAIIYRTLRSYLGHEGPNMFETYQDRPHAFGHTWSPGFEPAARLLHGHAVSIEMAFSATMATVMGWISASDRDRILNLCQRLDLAIYHPVITKVDTLTRAQQAMRAKRGGHALWAPLPRAAIGQCDYAQDISDELLKETIETHRGLCTARQNSGGIDPLLG, encoded by the coding sequence GTGTCTCCTGCTCGTGTACACAACGCGTCCCCTTCGCTTACGCCGGCCGACGGCCGCGAGCGCTTCGTGACCTCCCCCTACTACCGCGGAGGAGGTCGAGTCGACGAGAGCGCCCAAGGCTTCACCGTGCACGCCGAATTCCACCTGCAGTGCGAGGTCCGCCTGGTCTCGGGGGTGTTCGACCCCGCTTCGCCGGACCTGGCCGAGGTCTATCGCCCGTTCGGCCGGTGCGTGGCCATCGTCGACGAGCACGTTCACCGCGTGTACGGCGACGCGATCGCCGCCTACTTCGCCGGATGCGGCATCGAGCTGCTGGTCATGGTCTGCCGGGCGCTGGAGGCCGACAAAACCCTGAGCACCGTGGCGCGCATCGTCGATTACCTCGGCCCGAACGGCCGCGAGGTGACCAGGAACGAGCCTGTCCTGGTCATCGGCGGCGGCGTGCTGAGCGACACCGCCGGCCTGGCGTGCGCGCTGCTGCACCGCCGGACTCCCTACGTCATGGTCGCCACGAGCCTGGTGGCCGCCATCGACGCCGGTCCCTCCCCGCGAACCTGCGTCAATACCGACGGGCTCAAGAACTCCGTCGGCGCCTACCACCCGCCGGCCCTCACCCTGGTCGACCGATCACTGTTCGTCACCCAGTCGGCCAAGACCTTCCGGCACGGGCTCGCCGAAGTGCTGAAGATGGCCATCGTCGACGACGAAGCACTGTTCACCCTGCTTGAAGAGCGCGGCCCCGACCTGGTCACCTCACGCCTGGCCAGCGCACCGCCCAGCGCGGCGGCAGCGACCGATGAAGCGATCATCTACCGGACACTGCGTTCCTACCTGGGCCATGAGGGCCCGAACATGTTCGAGACCTACCAGGACCGGCCGCATGCCTTCGGCCACACCTGGAGTCCGGGATTCGAACCAGCAGCCCGGCTGTTGCACGGGCACGCGGTGTCCATCGAAATGGCCTTCAGCGCCACGATGGCCACGGTGATGGGCTGGATCAGCGCATCGGATCGTGATCGCATCCTGAACCTCTGCCAGCGCCTCGACCTGGCCATCTACCATCCGGTCATCACCAAGGTAGACACTCTGACGCGCGCCCAGCAGGCGATGCGCGCCAAGCGGGGCGGGCACGCCCTGTGGGCGCCGCTGCCCAGAGCCGCCATCGGCCAGTGCGATTACGCCCAGGACATCAGCGACGAGTTACTGAAAGAAACCATCGAAACTCACCGCGGCCTGTGTACGGCACGCCAGAACAGCGGGGGCATCGATCCCCTCCTCGGGTGA
- a CDS encoding helix-turn-helix domain-containing protein, giving the protein MITTFVRRLRLATELKTLREEVGLTHAELAAKIGQSRPQISRLENAHVAPDQNDIIKILDALGVEGERWSQVLTIAQEAAAKGWWEPTAKAMGERQALFANLEAGAVSICQYQQTFVPGLLQTPEFTRVRVESEWVQGPASTTTGAGIDGVTKGRAGRQRMLHRQGGPTYEAILDEAVVRRISAPPHVLRAQLLRLIELARTEKIKVQMLPVDAQIEGYSFPACSFSIFRYPDPGDPTVVAVEAVTSDLVLTHPDQTRPHTEMYDRLRAAALPIEASIDLITQAAARLPDSA; this is encoded by the coding sequence ATGATCACTACCTTCGTGCGTCGTCTGCGCTTGGCTACAGAGCTGAAGACCCTCCGGGAGGAAGTGGGTCTCACCCACGCCGAGCTGGCCGCGAAGATCGGGCAGTCACGACCGCAGATCTCTCGGCTGGAGAACGCCCATGTCGCACCAGATCAGAACGACATCATCAAGATCCTGGACGCGCTCGGCGTCGAAGGGGAGCGGTGGTCCCAAGTCCTGACAATCGCCCAGGAAGCCGCGGCGAAGGGCTGGTGGGAGCCGACCGCCAAGGCGATGGGTGAGCGTCAGGCGCTGTTCGCCAACTTGGAGGCCGGCGCGGTGTCGATCTGTCAGTACCAACAGACTTTCGTACCGGGCCTGCTCCAGACGCCGGAGTTCACCCGGGTGCGGGTCGAATCAGAGTGGGTCCAGGGCCCGGCCTCCACCACGACGGGCGCCGGTATCGATGGCGTCACGAAGGGGCGCGCCGGACGGCAGCGGATGTTGCATCGGCAGGGCGGGCCGACGTATGAGGCCATCCTGGACGAGGCCGTGGTGCGCAGGATCTCGGCTCCGCCTCATGTGCTACGCGCCCAGCTACTGCGTCTGATCGAACTGGCGCGGACCGAGAAGATCAAGGTTCAGATGTTGCCCGTCGATGCTCAGATCGAGGGTTACAGCTTTCCAGCCTGCTCGTTTTCAATTTTCCGCTATCCCGATCCTGGAGACCCGACCGTGGTCGCCGTGGAGGCGGTCACTTCCGACTTGGTGCTCACTCACCCCGACCAGACCAGGCCGCACACCGAGATGTATGACCGGCTACGCGCCGCCGCATTGCCGATCGAGGCAAGCATCGATCTCATCACCCAGGCGGCCGCGCGGCTGCCCGACTCTGCATAG
- a CDS encoding ATP-binding protein, translating to MPIVNGAMVQGLDRSQPTFDPVRWRQVFPGHELQLRQLRRWLTSLLPNCPARDDLLLVAVELGANAIKHTRTGNGGRFAVEITWHGSTVRITVVDDGSSSKPHLVDDPMAEHGRGLQMVRHLSMRTGTAGDDRGRLMWADLPWESPSSELPAAFPAAFEEAICAGQVHLRRRFPNICTWFGRQTLCWWALPAPPAPNEFLTAVSAEDLAVQLAALQGPQSESR from the coding sequence ATGCCCATCGTGAACGGCGCCATGGTCCAGGGTCTCGACAGGTCGCAACCGACGTTTGATCCCGTCCGATGGCGACAGGTGTTCCCCGGCCATGAACTTCAACTGCGACAGTTGCGTCGCTGGCTGACCTCTCTGCTGCCCAACTGTCCGGCTCGCGATGATCTATTGCTGGTTGCCGTGGAGCTCGGCGCGAACGCGATCAAACACACCCGAACCGGCAATGGCGGCCGCTTCGCCGTTGAAATCACCTGGCACGGCTCAACGGTGCGGATCACGGTCGTCGATGACGGTTCCTCCAGCAAACCGCACCTGGTCGATGACCCGATGGCCGAGCATGGCCGGGGGCTACAGATGGTGCGGCATCTGTCGATGCGCACGGGAACGGCCGGTGATGACCGCGGGCGCCTGATGTGGGCCGACCTACCGTGGGAGAGTCCAAGCAGTGAGCTACCCGCCGCTTTCCCCGCAGCTTTTGAGGAGGCGATCTGCGCCGGTCAAGTGCATCTGCGCCGTAGGTTTCCCAATATCTGCACGTGGTTTGGCCGCCAGACGCTTTGTTGGTGGGCGCTGCCCGCACCGCCTGCTCCGAATGAGTTTCTGACGGCGGTATCGGCTGAAGACTTGGCGGTTCAGCTGGCCGCTCTTCAGGGCCCGCAGAGCGAGAGCCGCTGA
- a CDS encoding cytochrome P450, whose protein sequence is MIFHEAVSLSQLDLLDGPEVIAWPHALYRRLREQGAVLWLPTNGAWVITRHAAVQQALCDEGFAPLAASAPSLGTPRSAEMARPRALTADDWLEALAAEQVQSHLIRPYKRVMRRRAEERLVQLAGWRGIDAMSQLITPILTAVATDLARTTPPAPQLDHDATAELIGPSDSTELAAPRSGSGGGNVVADALGNVVALLATRPALWQLLLGNRDRVPAAVAECLRLAPPLHWASRVTTRLVRLGGAEIPAHSRVLILLASAYRDERHWVDPEAFRLDRPLMGHHRPPTVTFTWDNSLLRLQAEALVHAMLDHLAHMELAGPSLPRIHRAHRGHLDLPICLIPHL, encoded by the coding sequence ATGATTTTCCACGAAGCCGTGAGCCTGAGCCAGCTGGACTTGCTCGATGGTCCGGAGGTCATCGCCTGGCCTCATGCGCTGTATCGGCGGCTACGCGAGCAGGGTGCGGTGCTGTGGCTCCCGACCAACGGCGCATGGGTGATCACCCGTCATGCCGCCGTGCAGCAGGCTCTGTGCGACGAGGGCTTCGCTCCGTTGGCCGCCTCCGCTCCCTCTTTGGGCACACCGCGTTCAGCGGAGATGGCGAGGCCTCGCGCGCTCACCGCTGATGACTGGCTTGAGGCCTTGGCGGCCGAGCAGGTTCAATCGCATCTGATCAGACCGTACAAGCGAGTGATGCGCCGTCGCGCCGAAGAGCGGCTGGTCCAGCTGGCCGGCTGGCGAGGCATCGACGCGATGAGTCAGCTGATCACCCCCATCCTCACCGCGGTGGCCACGGACCTGGCGCGGACCACTCCCCCAGCGCCGCAACTGGACCATGACGCTACTGCTGAGCTGATCGGCCCGTCGGACTCCACCGAGCTCGCGGCGCCCCGTTCCGGCTCCGGTGGCGGCAACGTGGTGGCCGACGCCCTGGGCAACGTGGTCGCGCTGTTAGCCACCCGCCCTGCCCTCTGGCAGTTACTGCTCGGCAATCGGGACCGGGTTCCGGCCGCCGTGGCCGAATGCCTGCGCTTGGCACCGCCGCTGCACTGGGCCTCGCGAGTCACCACTCGCCTGGTACGGCTCGGCGGAGCCGAGATCCCCGCTCACTCCCGCGTACTGATCCTGCTGGCCAGCGCCTATCGCGATGAACGGCATTGGGTAGACCCAGAGGCCTTCCGATTGGATCGCCCTCTGATGGGCCATCATCGGCCCCCTACCGTCACGTTCACCTGGGACAACAGCCTGCTGAGGCTGCAAGCTGAAGCACTCGTGCACGCCATGCTCGACCACCTCGCGCACATGGAGTTGGCCGGGCCCAGCCTGCCCCGTATCCACCGCGCCCACCGCGGCCACCTTGATCTACCGATCTGCCTCATTCCCCACCTCTGA
- the aroF gene encoding 3-deoxy-7-phosphoheptulonate synthase: MVIVMGSAPDASDIVAVIERVKESGCDDVRVSRGKSRTIIGLLGDVSQLDPVELRGMAGVVNVVSVFAPYKLVSRDNHPERSTVWVGGVPIGPGTVTLIAGPCAVETPQQTLEAAQMARAAGATLLRGGAYKPRTSPYAFQGLGEAGLRILADVREQTGLPIVTEVVDPDDVKLVASYADMLQVGTRNAQNFALLEAVGEIGKPVMLKRGMSATIEEWLMAAEYIAQRGNLDIVLCERGIRTFETATRNTLDVSAVPIAQRLSHLPVIIDPSHSGGHRDLVLPLTRAAIAVGADGVIIDIHPDPEQALCDGPQALTGSDIGDLARVMTLMPAVTGRHRTPSAMPSDESIQASLRRTLEGARA; the protein is encoded by the coding sequence ATGGTCATTGTGATGGGCTCAGCGCCAGACGCATCCGACATCGTCGCGGTGATCGAACGAGTCAAGGAGAGCGGATGCGACGACGTGCGAGTCAGCCGCGGCAAGAGCCGGACCATCATTGGCCTGCTCGGCGACGTCAGTCAGTTAGACCCTGTCGAGCTGCGTGGCATGGCTGGTGTGGTCAATGTCGTCAGCGTCTTCGCGCCCTACAAGCTGGTGAGCCGGGACAACCACCCCGAGCGCTCCACCGTCTGGGTCGGCGGCGTGCCGATCGGCCCCGGCACGGTCACGCTGATCGCCGGCCCGTGTGCGGTGGAGACCCCGCAGCAGACGCTGGAGGCGGCTCAGATGGCCAGGGCCGCCGGGGCCACCCTGCTGCGCGGCGGCGCCTACAAGCCCCGTACCTCCCCCTACGCCTTCCAGGGTCTCGGCGAGGCGGGCCTGCGGATCCTCGCCGACGTGCGCGAGCAGACCGGGCTGCCCATCGTCACCGAGGTCGTCGATCCCGACGACGTCAAGCTGGTCGCCTCCTACGCCGACATGCTGCAGGTCGGCACCCGCAACGCGCAGAACTTCGCGCTCCTGGAAGCGGTCGGCGAGATCGGTAAACCGGTCATGCTCAAGCGCGGCATGAGCGCCACCATCGAGGAGTGGCTGATGGCCGCCGAGTACATCGCCCAGCGCGGCAACCTCGACATCGTGCTGTGCGAGCGCGGCATCCGCACCTTCGAGACCGCCACCCGCAACACCCTGGACGTCTCCGCGGTCCCGATCGCCCAGCGGCTGTCGCACCTGCCGGTCATCATCGACCCGTCCCACTCCGGCGGCCACCGCGACCTGGTCCTGCCGCTCACCCGGGCGGCCATCGCCGTCGGCGCCGACGGCGTGATCATCGATATCCACCCCGACCCGGAGCAGGCCCTCTGCGACGGCCCCCAGGCACTGACCGGGAGCGATATCGGGGACCTCGCTCGCGTGATGACCCTGATGCCCGCGGTGACCGGCCGACACCGAACACCTTCGGCCATGCCGAGTGACGAGTCCATCCAAGCTTCCCTGCGGCGAACCCTAGAGGGCGCCCGAGCCTAA
- a CDS encoding NACHT domain-containing protein, which produces MARRGGTWRYALGWWAGLAGVAGALALIGSALRGTEGLQTAANLAQLVGVVLVVPTLLVPLWLWWRRSVARPAVTSAQVTHTKDVLAGLVEQQWKAEARLRSLDDPDPIPVRWQLTSAVQVMDQPANLTPGLRRLTASSDGIAALTGKFRSMRRRRLVILGGPGTGKTTLAVQLVRELLATRSAHHDEPVPVLIAVAGWDTIAFPRLHQWLAARLAQDYPALRGPDLPPAMAEVLAARGHILPVLDGLDELPPPAQHAVITALNRSLADTDQLIVTSRTTEFAQAVDGAGNVLTSAMVIEPRPLTPKAAAAYLKRCLPPQPSAGWEEVLAVLRAAPAVMRTPQDRGAALAAVAKTALGLWLLRVVYIDAHADPAPLLDPDCFPGSKELRGHLFDQLIPALITARQPSGDAADPFRPRVRHDPGQARRWLAYLAHTMTHPLDGGPPTRDFAWWRLAHTARTFTATTTSLFGLVFGLVFAIVFVVVVGITDGTSIGITVVITDALPSGLAVGVAFGVAFGLASSPWSLQEPGFANLRLQGRGSLLARRLAAGLAAGLAIGLAVGLAVGLRYGLVTGLASGLAVGVAFGLASSPWSLQEPGFANLRLQGRGSLLARRLAAGLAAGVPFGFAFGSSFALAITDEVTDVFRKILAPGLAIGLAVGLVLSLALGFMQWAEAPAAAQQVAEPMSSWRADRALNLVRTAMFGLAFVLAVGLVVEVGLVVPFVVGFAVVLAVGFAVGFAVGDHHAWLAYLVASYRLAWAGRLPRALMPFLDDAHRLGLLRAVGPLYQFRHADLHDHLAAVPPARPAPRQQGTATGPVEVL; this is translated from the coding sequence ATGGCGAGGCGAGGCGGTACGTGGCGATACGCGCTGGGCTGGTGGGCCGGGCTGGCGGGCGTGGCCGGGGCGCTGGCGCTGATCGGATCGGCGCTGCGGGGCACCGAGGGGCTGCAGACCGCAGCGAACCTGGCCCAATTGGTCGGCGTGGTGCTGGTAGTGCCGACATTGCTGGTGCCGCTATGGCTGTGGTGGCGACGATCGGTCGCCAGGCCGGCGGTGACCTCCGCGCAGGTGACCCACACCAAAGACGTGCTGGCCGGACTAGTCGAACAACAGTGGAAGGCCGAGGCGAGACTGCGGTCGCTGGACGACCCCGACCCGATCCCGGTGCGCTGGCAGCTGACCTCTGCCGTCCAGGTGATGGATCAGCCGGCCAACCTCACCCCGGGCCTGCGGCGGCTGACCGCCTCCAGCGACGGCATCGCCGCCCTGACCGGCAAGTTCCGCAGCATGCGCCGCCGCCGTCTGGTTATCCTCGGCGGCCCCGGCACCGGTAAAACCACCCTGGCCGTCCAACTGGTCCGCGAATTACTGGCCACCCGCAGCGCGCATCACGATGAACCGGTACCGGTGCTGATAGCGGTGGCAGGCTGGGACACCATCGCCTTCCCCCGGCTGCACCAATGGCTGGCCGCCCGGCTCGCCCAGGACTACCCCGCGCTGCGCGGCCCTGATCTGCCTCCCGCGATGGCCGAGGTGCTGGCCGCACGCGGGCACATCCTGCCGGTATTGGACGGCCTGGACGAACTCCCGCCGCCCGCCCAGCACGCCGTCATCACCGCGCTGAACCGCTCCCTGGCCGACACCGATCAGCTGATCGTGACCAGCCGGACCACCGAGTTTGCCCAGGCCGTCGACGGCGCGGGAAACGTGCTCACCTCGGCCATGGTCATCGAGCCCCGGCCCTTGACCCCGAAAGCGGCCGCCGCCTACTTGAAACGATGCCTGCCGCCGCAGCCGTCGGCCGGGTGGGAGGAGGTCCTGGCCGTGCTGCGCGCGGCGCCCGCCGTGATGCGGACCCCGCAGGATCGGGGGGCAGCGCTGGCTGCAGTCGCGAAGACCGCCTTGGGCCTGTGGCTGCTGCGCGTGGTCTACATCGACGCCCACGCCGACCCCGCACCGTTGCTGGACCCCGACTGTTTCCCCGGTTCTAAGGAGCTTCGCGGCCACCTGTTCGACCAGCTCATCCCCGCTCTGATCACCGCGCGCCAACCCAGCGGCGATGCCGCTGACCCCTTCCGGCCTCGCGTCAGGCACGATCCCGGCCAGGCCCGGCGATGGCTGGCCTACCTGGCTCACACGATGACCCACCCGCTAGACGGCGGCCCTCCCACCCGCGACTTCGCCTGGTGGCGCCTGGCCCACACCGCCCGCACTTTCACCGCCACAACCACTTCCTTGTTCGGGCTCGTGTTCGGGCTCGTGTTCGCGATTGTGTTCGTAGTCGTGGTCGGGATCACGGATGGGACCTCAATTGGGATCACGGTCGTGATCACGGATGCGCTTCCGAGTGGGCTTGCGGTTGGGGTCGCGTTCGGGGTCGCGTTCGGGCTGGCGTCGAGCCCATGGTCGTTACAGGAACCGGGATTCGCCAATCTCCGTCTGCAGGGTCGAGGATCTCTACTCGCCCGCCGACTCGCGGCCGGTCTCGCGGCCGGTCTCGCGATCGGGCTCGCAGTCGGGCTCGCAGTGGGCCTCCGGTACGGGCTCGTGACCGGTCTCGCGTCCGGCCTCGCAGTCGGGGTCGCGTTCGGGCTGGCGTCGAGCCCATGGTCGTTACAGGAACCGGGATTCGCCAATCTCCGTCTGCAGGGTCGAGGATCTCTACTCGCCCGCCGACTCGCGGCCGGTCTCGCGGCCGGGGTCCCGTTCGGGTTCGCGTTCGGGTCCTCGTTCGCGCTCGCGATCACGGACGAGGTCACGGATGTGTTCAGGAAAATACTCGCGCCCGGGCTGGCGATCGGGCTGGCGGTCGGGCTGGTGCTCAGTCTCGCGCTCGGGTTTATGCAGTGGGCTGAAGCTCCCGCCGCAGCACAACAGGTAGCGGAGCCGATGTCTAGTTGGCGAGCCGACCGCGCTTTGAATCTCGTGCGGACCGCCATGTTCGGGCTCGCGTTCGTGCTCGCGGTTGGGCTCGTGGTCGAGGTTGGGCTCGTGGTCCCGTTCGTGGTCGGGTTCGCGGTCGTGCTCGCGGTCGGGTTCGCAGTTGGGTTCGCAGTTGGGGATCACCATGCGTGGCTGGCGTATCTGGTCGCCTCCTATCGGCTGGCCTGGGCGGGCCGGTTGCCCCGCGCGTTGATGCCGTTCCTGGATGACGCGCATCGGCTGGGGCTACTGCGCGCGGTCGGCCCGCTCTACCAGTTCCGGCACGCTGACCTCCACGACCACCTCGCCGCTGTCCCACCGGCCCGACCTGCTCCCCGTCAGCAGGGGACCGCGACCGGACCAGTGGAGGTTCTCTGA
- a CDS encoding DUF397 domain-containing protein: MTTPDTKFSGWRKSSLSGGQSDCVEVGFADSSIGVRDSKDPSGPHLEFEATAWAAFITAIKNNQFD; encoded by the coding sequence ATGACGACCCCAGACACCAAGTTCTCCGGCTGGCGCAAGTCCAGCCTCAGCGGCGGACAGTCCGACTGTGTGGAGGTCGGGTTCGCCGACAGCAGTATCGGAGTCCGTGACTCCAAGGACCCCTCCGGACCGCACCTGGAGTTCGAAGCCACCGCGTGGGCGGCCTTCATCACGGCCATCAAAAACAACCAATTCGACTGA
- a CDS encoding SAM-dependent methyltransferase: MTVEHETAPEGVDPSIFSTARLYDYLLEGHNNYAADRSVGDYILAIAPEMRTIAKENRECLGRFVNLATSRGIRQFLDLGSGLPTAQNVHQIAQQTLPDARTVYVDSDHTTLLHASALLSDEPNTVFVKADVVRPQDILSHPDTLRILNFDEPIAVLMIALLHFVPDSANPREIVAEVMDAMPVGSLLAITHLTYEDASPEFTERISQMSSGSHVSRVSRNSREIASLFGALPLAEGELVDAGRWGIPEEERKEIIPGQVRVLFGYSEKK; this comes from the coding sequence GTGACTGTTGAACATGAGACTGCACCAGAGGGAGTCGACCCCTCGATCTTCTCCACTGCCCGACTGTACGACTACCTTCTAGAGGGGCATAACAACTACGCTGCGGACAGAAGCGTTGGTGATTACATCTTGGCCATCGCGCCAGAGATGAGGACGATCGCCAAGGAGAACCGCGAGTGCCTGGGCCGTTTCGTTAATCTTGCCACGAGTAGGGGAATCCGGCAGTTTCTCGATCTTGGCTCAGGTCTGCCAACCGCGCAGAACGTGCATCAGATCGCCCAGCAGACTTTGCCCGATGCCCGCACCGTCTACGTGGATTCCGACCACACGACTCTGCTCCATGCCAGCGCCTTGCTGAGCGATGAACCCAACACCGTTTTTGTGAAAGCCGACGTCGTCAGGCCTCAAGACATTTTGAGCCACCCGGACACCCTAAGAATTCTGAACTTTGACGAGCCTATTGCTGTGCTCATGATTGCGCTACTTCACTTTGTTCCGGATAGTGCTAACCCTCGCGAAATAGTCGCAGAGGTGATGGATGCGATGCCTGTAGGCAGCCTACTGGCCATCACACACCTTACCTACGAGGACGCCAGCCCCGAATTTACCGAGAGAATCAGTCAGATGTCCTCCGGTTCTCACGTTTCGCGCGTATCGCGCAATAGCCGGGAGATCGCGAGCCTGTTCGGCGCACTACCTCTGGCCGAAGGTGAGCTCGTAGATGCCGGCCGATGGGGTATTCCCGAAGAAGAAAGAAAAGAAATCATCCCTGGCCAAGTCCGGGTGCTGTTTGGTTATTCTGAGAAGAAATAA
- a CDS encoding MFS transporter yields the protein MGDSIAGTLALPALGSSTMGAGLPLVDLQWVVIAAAVPYAALLAAAGRLADAVGRRRMLLIGLTLFAMGAIGAVIAPTLPVLLVARLLQGVAAAAVIPASLGLLLAEISPERRAAAIGVWSAASGLGGVILHSGGGWLAETFGWHALFAPSAILGVLLVAVATALPHPSAGRGPIPDLVGTALLLAGIAALVLAVTKSPVWGWQSATTLTLIVGGVVLMVGAGWRSKHHLVPAIEIALWRQPAFALAGLISFIYGMASFSLLAVTPVVLREVWQMGLSGIGLATAPISGGVLVASLVAGRVVRRYGSRPVIYCGVLLSGAASMWLISGVAQGQFSPTLWVSGTAVLGLGFGAISTAVSEATLGAGAYRYASAVGASMTARQIGGAVGVAAAVAILDRPFLPGPLPGYSSVLTVLIALMATAGVLALFIRPTRPVAACIPRPSSPGLQRRPALSPISALTIPSPMFTAFSPLFAPLIEGPDQPRTTLRDMYKAAANVVAAADWLLAQPTSPAGQQDAPRGASSRS from the coding sequence ATGGGCGACAGCATCGCTGGCACCCTGGCTCTACCTGCTCTGGGATCTTCGACGATGGGGGCGGGCTTACCGCTGGTGGATCTGCAGTGGGTGGTGATCGCCGCCGCAGTGCCCTATGCCGCGCTCCTCGCCGCCGCGGGCCGGCTGGCTGACGCGGTCGGCCGACGGCGGATGCTGCTGATTGGCTTGACGCTGTTCGCGATGGGCGCGATAGGCGCGGTCATCGCGCCTACGTTGCCGGTGCTGTTGGTGGCGCGGCTATTACAAGGAGTAGCCGCTGCGGCGGTCATCCCCGCATCACTGGGATTGCTGCTGGCTGAGATCTCCCCTGAGCGGCGCGCGGCCGCCATCGGCGTCTGGTCGGCTGCCTCCGGGCTGGGAGGAGTCATCTTGCACAGCGGGGGCGGTTGGCTGGCCGAGACGTTCGGCTGGCATGCCCTCTTCGCTCCGTCAGCGATTCTCGGGGTGCTCCTGGTCGCCGTGGCGACCGCCTTGCCGCACCCCTCGGCTGGCCGTGGCCCAATTCCCGACCTGGTCGGCACCGCTTTGTTGCTGGCGGGTATCGCCGCGCTGGTTCTGGCTGTCACCAAGAGTCCGGTATGGGGGTGGCAGTCGGCCACGACACTCACGTTGATCGTCGGGGGAGTGGTGCTCATGGTGGGGGCAGGGTGGCGTTCGAAGCATCACCTGGTGCCTGCGATCGAAATAGCGCTGTGGCGGCAGCCGGCGTTCGCGCTGGCCGGTCTGATCTCGTTCATCTACGGGATGGCGTCGTTTTCGCTGCTGGCTGTGACGCCGGTCGTCCTGCGCGAGGTATGGCAGATGGGGCTGTCTGGCATCGGCCTTGCTACGGCGCCGATATCGGGCGGTGTACTGGTGGCGAGCTTGGTCGCCGGGCGGGTGGTACGTCGCTACGGGTCGCGCCCGGTGATCTACTGCGGCGTGCTGCTGTCCGGAGCCGCAAGTATGTGGCTGATCTCAGGCGTGGCACAGGGGCAATTCTCCCCGACCTTATGGGTGTCGGGCACCGCGGTTCTCGGCCTGGGGTTCGGGGCAATCAGCACCGCAGTATCGGAAGCCACGCTGGGCGCTGGAGCCTATCGCTATGCCTCCGCGGTCGGCGCGAGCATGACCGCTCGCCAGATTGGTGGAGCGGTCGGTGTGGCGGCCGCCGTGGCGATACTGGACCGGCCGTTCTTGCCCGGGCCGTTGCCCGGCTACAGCTCGGTGCTCACCGTACTGATCGCACTCATGGCTACTGCTGGCGTGCTCGCATTATTCATCCGGCCGACCAGGCCGGTCGCCGCTTGTATTCCTAGACCCTCCTCGCCCGGGCTGCAGCGTCGGCCAGCCCTTTCGCCCATCAGCGCGCTGACGATCCCAAGCCCGATGTTCACAGCGTTTTCGCCGTTGTTTGCTCCTTTGATCGAGGGGCCGGATCAGCCACGCACCACGCTCAGGGACATGTACAAGGCCGCCGCAAACGTGGTAGCCGCCGCGGACTGGCTGCTCGCTCAACCAACAAGTCCAGCAGGGCAGCAGGACGCGCCGCGCGGTGCCTCCAGCCGTAGCTGA